The Deltaproteobacteria bacterium genome contains a region encoding:
- a CDS encoding transporter substrate-binding domain-containing protein, producing MKRFAATIGMALVALSVVSGCHHETSKVDGIPTDLRVGIAPVYPPLAFKDHGELKGVEADFAHMLAPDLKIKVTLVELTWDELIPALVDGRIDVIMSGMSITEERSKLVTFTQPYLRVGQMALIRRADYNRYRDYATFDLPATRVGYHTDTTGELYVRRKLAHATLRGFDSPEAGIAALRAGDIDVFIHDAPTIWRVTGGFEKKDPELIGRYRMLTEEYLAWAVRKGDEPLRERLNSTLLHWQNTDQVETELDKWIPVRKVSLDLKAPK from the coding sequence ATGAAAAGGTTTGCGGCGACGATTGGGATGGCGCTGGTGGCGCTGTCGGTTGTGTCCGGATGCCATCACGAGACATCCAAGGTGGACGGCATTCCCACCGACCTGCGCGTCGGCATCGCGCCTGTCTATCCACCGCTCGCGTTCAAGGACCACGGGGAGCTCAAGGGCGTGGAAGCCGATTTCGCGCACATGTTGGCGCCGGATCTCAAGATCAAGGTGACGTTGGTTGAGCTGACTTGGGATGAGCTGATTCCCGCCCTCGTCGATGGTCGCATTGATGTGATCATGTCCGGCATGTCGATTACCGAAGAGCGCAGCAAACTGGTCACCTTCACGCAACCGTACTTGCGCGTCGGACAGATGGCGCTGATTCGTCGCGCCGATTACAACCGCTACCGCGACTACGCTACGTTCGATCTACCGGCCACCCGCGTGGGTTACCACACCGACACCACTGGCGAGCTGTACGTGCGGCGCAAGCTCGCGCACGCCACGCTGCGTGGATTCGATTCACCCGAGGCCGGCATCGCCGCCTTGCGCGCGGGTGACATCGACGTCTTCATCCACGACGCGCCGACGATCTGGCGCGTCACCGGCGGTTTCGAGAAGAAGGATCCTGAACTGATTGGCCGTTACCGAATGTTGACGGAGGAGTATCTCGCCTGGGCAGTGCGCAAGGGCGACGAGCCGCTGCGCGAGCGTCTCAACTCCACGCTGTTGCATTGGCAGAACACCGACCAGGTCGAAACAGAGCTGGACAAGTGGATCCCGGTGCGCAAAGTCAGCCTCGATCTGAAGGCACCGAAGTAA
- the lysS gene encoding lysine--tRNA ligase, with product MFWTEEVARRVSGPQIVNDSKTPSGRVHVGALRGVIIHDAVFRALQEHGVPARYLFGVDDYDPLDEIPAGQAEHFTPFLGAPLCNVPAPPGSHASDVAEHFIGEFFAVFAELGVRTEQYRMRDVYRSGRFNEAIDTILQHAAVVRRIYREVSGSKRAENWYPFQVICERCGRVGTTEVTAYEGGEVVYTCRPDLVTWARGCEYRGKVSPFDGRGKLPWKLEWTAKWKVLGVTIEGAGKDHNTKGGSRDVGAACLREIFGQAPPTNIPYEFFLVGGAKMSSSRGVGVSAREVATLLPAEVLRFLMIRTKPNQPVNFAADEKNITKLFSDFDRTHWRSYHDPKVTEDEKHAYLLSEVQPEGDFYEANFQLVLALLQLPHLLDLEGEVAKRKGAPLTDVELRHLQRRVATAAHWLEFYASEDEKIVLQQTLPSAARGLRPTQVAFLHRLALALESAAWDEDALQQCIFAVARLTPIEQPQAFQAVYLALLARDSGPKAGNLLAFLDRNFVTTRLRELPYGLTEFWTESGITREQFEAWTAEHKSGITAIDAELALAADTQAVGVIEFKVTLNEGKTHMKRVLFETFDGVGDFQERAAAYIQALVKDGLPIAAVPPLKP from the coding sequence ATGTTTTGGACCGAGGAAGTGGCGCGCCGGGTCAGCGGACCCCAGATCGTCAATGATTCGAAGACGCCGTCGGGGCGTGTGCATGTCGGCGCCTTACGCGGCGTGATCATTCACGACGCGGTGTTTCGCGCCCTGCAAGAGCATGGCGTCCCCGCGCGCTACTTGTTCGGTGTCGACGACTACGATCCACTCGATGAGATTCCCGCCGGGCAGGCCGAGCACTTCACGCCCTTCCTCGGCGCACCGTTGTGCAACGTGCCCGCACCGCCGGGTTCGCACGCCAGCGATGTGGCGGAGCACTTCATCGGAGAATTCTTCGCGGTCTTCGCGGAACTCGGCGTACGGACCGAGCAGTACCGCATGCGCGATGTCTACCGCTCGGGCCGATTCAATGAAGCCATCGACACGATCCTGCAGCACGCCGCGGTCGTGCGCCGCATTTATCGCGAAGTGAGCGGCTCCAAGCGCGCGGAGAATTGGTATCCGTTCCAAGTCATCTGCGAACGCTGCGGCCGCGTTGGCACCACCGAAGTGACCGCCTACGAAGGCGGCGAAGTCGTCTACACGTGCAGACCGGATCTGGTCACCTGGGCGCGTGGATGTGAATACCGCGGAAAGGTGTCGCCGTTCGACGGACGCGGCAAGCTGCCGTGGAAGTTGGAGTGGACGGCGAAGTGGAAGGTGCTCGGTGTCACCATCGAGGGGGCGGGGAAGGACCACAACACCAAGGGCGGCTCACGCGATGTCGGCGCCGCGTGCTTGCGCGAAATCTTCGGGCAGGCGCCGCCGACGAACATTCCGTACGAGTTCTTTTTGGTGGGTGGCGCCAAGATGAGTTCGTCGCGCGGGGTCGGCGTGTCCGCACGAGAGGTCGCGACGCTGCTTCCCGCCGAGGTGTTGCGTTTCCTGATGATCCGCACGAAACCCAACCAGCCGGTGAATTTCGCCGCAGACGAAAAGAACATCACGAAACTGTTCAGCGACTTCGACCGCACGCACTGGCGCTCGTACCACGATCCGAAAGTGACCGAGGACGAGAAGCACGCGTACCTCCTCTCGGAGGTGCAACCGGAAGGCGACTTCTATGAAGCGAACTTCCAATTGGTGCTGGCCCTGCTTCAGCTCCCGCACCTCCTCGATTTGGAAGGCGAGGTGGCGAAGCGCAAAGGCGCACCGCTGACGGATGTCGAGCTGCGGCACCTCCAACGGCGCGTGGCAACCGCCGCGCACTGGCTCGAGTTCTACGCCAGCGAAGACGAGAAGATCGTCTTGCAGCAGACCTTGCCGTCCGCGGCCCGTGGACTGCGGCCGACGCAAGTCGCGTTCCTCCATCGCTTGGCGTTGGCGTTGGAGTCGGCCGCGTGGGACGAGGACGCGCTACAGCAATGCATCTTCGCCGTGGCGCGGCTCACGCCCATCGAGCAGCCGCAGGCGTTCCAAGCGGTCTATCTGGCATTGTTGGCGCGCGACTCCGGCCCCAAGGCGGGCAATCTCTTGGCGTTCCTCGATCGGAACTTCGTGACCACACGTCTTCGCGAGCTGCCGTACGGGCTCACCGAATTCTGGACGGAGAGCGGAATCACGCGCGAGCAGTTCGAAGCGTGGACCGCGGAGCACAAGAGCGGAATCACCGCGATCGATGCCGAGCTGGCCCTCGCCGCCGATACGCAAGCCGTTGGCGTCATTGAGTTCAAGGTCACGTTGAACGAGGGCAAGACGCACATGAAGCGCGTACTGTTCGAGACGTTCGACGGAGTTGGGGATTTCCAGGAGCGCGCGGCTGCGTACATCCAAGCGCTGGTGAAGGACGGCCTTCCAATCGCGGCAGTGCCACCGCTCAAGCCGTAG
- the hemW gene encoding radical SAM family heme chaperone HemW, producing the protein MNRFSLYLHIPYCHAKCPYCDFNSHAATRWPEAEYTDALICELDHYAAQPDWQGEVGTIFFGGGTPSLFAPESIARVLAAVRRIWPAEFPGSADCPLPTADCPEITLEANPGTITLDKLRGFRDAGVNRISFGVQSFNPRHLKTLGRIHDDQEAIAAIHLAHAAGFDNLNLDLIFAVPGQTLEEWESDLRTAIALAPDHISAYNLTFEEGTAFYTMRAKKQLTQAPEEIEVAMFMRTEELLGAAGYAHYEISNYARAARECRHNLNYWRGGAYLGVGAGAHSFCHVPVPGRRWSDEKSPTGYIQKVNTHGHARVYAEALADSQAQGEFVFLNLRLRDGFAASAFADRFGVDFVLAFPHAAELRRDGLLEANASRWHLSERGLMLADSVFATFL; encoded by the coding sequence ATGAATCGCTTCTCGCTCTATCTCCACATTCCGTACTGCCACGCGAAGTGTCCGTACTGCGACTTCAACTCGCACGCGGCGACCCGTTGGCCTGAAGCCGAGTACACTGATGCGTTGATTTGCGAGCTGGACCACTACGCGGCGCAGCCGGATTGGCAGGGGGAAGTCGGAACGATCTTCTTCGGCGGCGGCACGCCGTCGTTGTTTGCGCCCGAATCAATCGCACGCGTCCTGGCCGCCGTGCGGAGAATATGGCCCGCCGAGTTCCCTGGGTCTGCCGACTGCCCCCTGCCGACTGCCGACTGTCCCGAGATCACGCTCGAAGCCAATCCCGGCACCATCACGCTCGACAAGCTGCGCGGCTTTCGCGATGCAGGCGTTAATCGCATCAGCTTCGGTGTGCAGTCGTTCAACCCGCGGCATCTCAAAACGCTCGGCCGCATTCACGACGATCAGGAAGCCATCGCCGCGATTCATCTCGCCCACGCGGCGGGCTTCGACAACCTCAATCTCGATCTGATCTTCGCCGTCCCGGGCCAAACACTGGAAGAGTGGGAAAGCGACTTGCGTACGGCGATCGCCCTCGCGCCCGATCACATCTCGGCCTACAACCTGACCTTCGAAGAAGGCACCGCCTTCTACACCATGCGCGCCAAGAAGCAGCTCACTCAAGCGCCGGAGGAGATCGAGGTGGCGATGTTCATGCGAACCGAAGAGCTGCTCGGCGCCGCCGGTTACGCGCACTACGAAATCTCGAACTACGCACGCGCTGCGCGCGAGTGCCGCCACAATCTCAACTACTGGCGCGGCGGTGCCTACCTCGGCGTCGGCGCCGGTGCGCATTCGTTCTGCCACGTCCCGGTTCCGGGACGGCGGTGGAGCGATGAGAAGAGCCCGACCGGGTACATCCAGAAGGTGAACACGCACGGTCACGCGCGGGTCTACGCAGAAGCACTCGCGGACTCGCAAGCGCAAGGCGAATTTGTGTTTCTCAACTTGCGCCTGCGCGACGGCTTCGCAGCAAGCGCGTTCGCCGACCGCTTCGGCGTCGATTTTGTTTTGGCATTCCCGCACGCCGCCGAACTGCGACGCGACGGATTGCTGGAAGCGAACGCGTCGCGCTGGCACCTCAGCGAGCGCGGCCTGATGCTCGCCGACAGCGTCTTCGCGACGTTTCTGTAG
- a CDS encoding carboxylesterase family protein, translated as MARKTGCGPLLATALIAVMMSAGCAPEEHEARTLDPAAQRMTSSGTVVGYVGQYGNHAWLGIPFAAPPVGALRWRAPQPPPAWTGTREAIEFGSPCTQFASPLGGVKGRAGEPVGSEDCLYLNVYAPKMAETNVPKNDARLPVMVWIHGGGNSIGEGGFYNGGNLAATHKLVVVTINYRLGPFGWFRHPALRGTGTSDLDHSGNFGTLDLVRALQWTRDNVAAFGGDPHNVTIFGESAGGTNVFTLLLSPQANGLFQRAIVESGGLGLSDVIEAEHFSDDPEPGSANSSNEALLRLLIAGGQATDRASAKARLAGMSGADVEHYLRGQTSLSVLKAYTPARGMGMIDMPKVFRDGVVLPADDPMQRFARPSGYNQVPVILGTNRDENKLFMFGDPARVRRILWLIPRLRDEQHYVLTAEYLAKMWKATGADEPAWQMRNTQGPSVFAYRFDWDEEPHLLGADLSVMLGAAHGFEIPFVFGHFNLGREGNRLFTTDNEPGRHTLSAQMMSYWAEFAYRGAPGRGRDGQQPSWAAWDDGSATSAKFIVLDTPAGGGIHMSSDFVTQASVLAAVDSDPRLPTQKDKCGIFRELANWSRGFTKKDYPTAGQRGCKEFPFDAYPWES; from the coding sequence ATGGCGCGGAAAACTGGTTGCGGTCCACTGCTAGCTACAGCTCTGATCGCCGTGATGATGAGCGCAGGCTGCGCTCCCGAGGAGCACGAGGCGCGGACGCTCGATCCCGCTGCCCAGCGGATGACGTCGTCAGGAACGGTCGTGGGCTACGTCGGCCAATACGGCAATCACGCCTGGCTCGGGATTCCGTTTGCCGCGCCGCCGGTTGGTGCGCTGCGTTGGCGCGCGCCGCAGCCACCGCCGGCGTGGACGGGGACGCGCGAGGCGATCGAGTTCGGCTCGCCGTGTACCCAGTTCGCCAGCCCGCTCGGCGGCGTCAAGGGGCGCGCCGGTGAGCCGGTCGGCAGTGAGGACTGTCTCTATCTCAACGTGTACGCGCCGAAGATGGCGGAGACTAACGTGCCGAAGAACGACGCGCGCCTGCCGGTGATGGTGTGGATTCACGGCGGCGGCAATTCGATCGGCGAGGGCGGCTTCTACAACGGCGGTAACCTCGCGGCGACCCACAAGCTGGTCGTCGTCACCATCAACTATCGCCTCGGCCCGTTCGGCTGGTTCCGTCACCCGGCGCTGCGCGGCACCGGCACCAGCGATCTCGATCACTCGGGCAACTTCGGCACGCTCGATCTCGTGCGCGCGCTGCAATGGACGCGCGACAACGTGGCGGCGTTCGGCGGCGATCCGCACAACGTGACCATCTTCGGCGAATCGGCGGGCGGCACCAACGTCTTCACGCTGCTGCTGTCACCACAAGCGAACGGTTTGTTTCAACGTGCCATCGTCGAAAGCGGCGGCTTGGGCCTGAGTGATGTGATCGAGGCCGAGCACTTCAGCGACGATCCCGAGCCGGGCTCCGCGAACAGTTCCAACGAAGCGCTGCTGCGGCTGCTGATCGCCGGCGGCCAGGCCACCGATCGCGCGTCGGCCAAGGCCCGTCTGGCCGGAATGAGCGGCGCCGACGTCGAACACTACCTGCGCGGACAAACGAGCCTCAGCGTTCTCAAAGCGTATACGCCGGCGCGGGGCATGGGTATGATCGATATGCCCAAAGTCTTTCGCGACGGCGTCGTGCTGCCGGCCGACGATCCAATGCAGCGCTTCGCGCGCCCGAGTGGCTACAACCAAGTACCCGTGATCCTCGGCACCAATCGCGATGAAAACAAGCTGTTCATGTTCGGCGATCCGGCGCGCGTGCGACGGATCTTGTGGCTCATCCCGCGCCTGCGTGACGAGCAGCACTACGTCCTGACCGCCGAGTATCTCGCCAAAATGTGGAAGGCGACGGGCGCCGACGAGCCCGCGTGGCAGATGCGCAACACGCAAGGGCCGAGCGTGTTCGCCTATCGTTTCGATTGGGACGAAGAGCCGCACCTGCTCGGCGCCGACCTCTCGGTGATGCTCGGGGCCGCGCATGGCTTCGAGATTCCGTTCGTCTTTGGCCATTTCAATCTCGGCCGCGAAGGCAACCGACTCTTCACCACGGACAACGAGCCCGGTCGCCACACGCTCAGCGCGCAGATGATGTCGTACTGGGCTGAGTTTGCTTACCGCGGCGCGCCGGGGCGTGGGCGTGACGGTCAGCAGCCGTCGTGGGCCGCGTGGGACGACGGCAGCGCGACGAGCGCCAAGTTCATCGTCCTCGATACGCCAGCGGGCGGCGGCATTCACATGTCGTCGGATTTTGTCACGCAAGCGAGTGTGCTCGCCGCCGTCGATAGCGATCCGCGCCTGCCGACACAGAAGGACAAGTGCGGCATCTTCCGCGAGCTGGCGAATTGGTCGCGCGGCTTCACCAAGAAAGACTATCCCACCGCTGGCCAGCGCGGCTGCAAGGAGTTCCCGTTCGACGCGTATCCGTGGGAGAGCTGA
- a CDS encoding ferritin-like domain-containing protein, whose amino-acid sequence MINDETVETPDARQIDGFKAPMEVCWQFDYAISQEKLDNLYRKAKQAQWDAEQQLDWSIEIDPSKPIIDEERNFFLRMPFFQRLSKTQRETFAAHATAQLLSQFLHGEQGALMTASALTHAVPDYDAKLYCATQTMDEARHVEVYHRYINKLALVYPMSPWLKELIDATLAANHYAKIMVGMNMVVEGLALAAFHNMRRDTSCELLRSLTENVLRDESRHVAFGNVYLKQTLADMHADDREDVAEFAFAAVKGMVDAQGGVDGSGQRKADPGFLKVLERSGIDLQDFIAALHEAGAAGIRMKIPPGHLHSFRDLMMPALVRVGAVTERSRELYQREGIPIWDDTSVLESMEDANTGDIVFPD is encoded by the coding sequence ATGATCAACGATGAAACCGTGGAAACCCCCGACGCCCGGCAGATCGACGGCTTCAAAGCGCCGATGGAAGTGTGCTGGCAGTTCGACTACGCGATCTCGCAAGAGAAGCTCGACAACCTTTACCGCAAGGCTAAACAGGCGCAGTGGGACGCCGAGCAGCAGCTCGACTGGAGTATCGAGATCGATCCGTCGAAGCCGATCATCGACGAAGAGCGCAACTTCTTCCTGCGCATGCCCTTCTTCCAGCGGCTATCGAAGACGCAACGCGAGACCTTCGCGGCCCACGCCACCGCGCAGCTCCTCTCGCAATTCCTTCACGGTGAGCAAGGCGCGCTGATGACAGCGTCGGCTCTCACTCATGCCGTGCCCGACTATGACGCCAAGCTCTACTGCGCAACGCAGACCATGGACGAGGCGCGCCACGTCGAGGTCTACCACCGCTACATCAACAAGCTCGCGCTCGTGTATCCGATGTCGCCATGGCTCAAGGAACTGATCGACGCGACGCTGGCGGCGAATCACTACGCCAAGATCATGGTCGGTATGAACATGGTCGTCGAGGGCCTGGCGCTCGCCGCGTTCCATAACATGCGCCGGGACACGTCGTGCGAGCTGCTGCGCAGCCTGACCGAAAACGTGCTCCGCGACGAGTCGCGCCACGTCGCGTTCGGCAACGTCTACCTCAAGCAGACGCTCGCCGACATGCATGCCGACGATCGCGAAGACGTCGCGGAGTTCGCATTCGCGGCGGTCAAGGGCATGGTCGACGCCCAAGGTGGCGTTGACGGTAGTGGGCAACGCAAAGCCGATCCCGGCTTCCTCAAAGTGCTCGAACGCAGCGGCATCGACTTGCAGGATTTCATCGCCGCCTTGCATGAGGCCGGCGCCGCCGGCATCCGAATGAAGATTCCTCCCGGCCATCTCCACTCCTTCCGCGACCTGATGATGCCGGCGCTCGTCCGCGTCGGCGCGGTCACCGAGCGTTCACGCGAACTCTACCAACGCGAAGGCATTCCCATCTGGGACGACACGTCGGTGCTCGAGTCGATGGAAGACGCCAACACCGGCGACATCGTCTTTCCTGACTGA
- a CDS encoding putative lipoprotein — protein sequence MSRTPILITLLMITPLACSFSDSSNSLSQSISSPITSSSSSSPGGAERSYQVDVRDYTQAFVTSGGDVRNFQSDLGQLAKKHGVTNWEENMSTYVGIGEGLGKAKVNPSQLKAYQRNLGGSDQRKMDAIQQGYDSTH from the coding sequence ATGTCGCGCACACCAATTCTCATCACGTTGCTGATGATCACGCCACTCGCCTGTTCGTTCTCGGACAGTTCGAACAGCCTATCGCAATCGATTTCGAGCCCGATCACGAGCTCGTCCAGTTCGTCGCCAGGCGGGGCGGAGCGCTCCTATCAGGTCGACGTGCGTGACTACACGCAGGCCTTCGTCACCTCCGGTGGCGACGTCCGCAACTTCCAATCCGATCTCGGGCAGCTCGCCAAGAAGCACGGCGTTACCAACTGGGAAGAGAACATGTCCACCTACGTGGGTATCGGCGAAGGGCTCGGAAAGGCCAAGGTCAATCCGTCGCAGCTGAAAGCCTACCAGCGCAACCTCGGTGGCTCCGACCAGCGCAAGATGGACGCGATCCAGCAGGGGTACGATTCCACGCACTAG
- a CDS encoding acetyl-CoA acetyltransferase yields MNPEAIRDKVAIVGMGCCKFGENWDKSPEDMIVEAAFEAYEDAGIENPQEQIEAVFCGAVYPNKGTAEVADALKLFGRPVSMVTNYCATGTDAFRYGVFSVACGMYDTVLVVGFDKPKDRGVSGPSAVTTGVRGLPMTPAGWFSLCAAKYFETYGAGREDLAKIAVKNHHNGTLAPKSMLKREITVEDALKAPIISWPFGLYDCCAQSDGAAVAVITKRELAKRFRDDYVLVKAVAIALAPNPQSDPSFDFLRWKPTVYAAQQAYAQAGIANPFKEIDIAQVHDCFTLTELLTYEDLGLCEKGSAKDHIASGTFALDGELPVNTDGGLKTFGHPTGATGVRMLYENYKQLQGKADKRQVKNATVALSHNIGGAPQTCGMTIIGMP; encoded by the coding sequence ATGAATCCCGAAGCGATCCGAGACAAAGTTGCCATCGTCGGCATGGGCTGTTGCAAGTTCGGCGAGAACTGGGACAAGTCGCCGGAGGACATGATTGTCGAAGCCGCCTTCGAAGCCTACGAAGACGCCGGCATCGAGAATCCGCAAGAACAGATCGAAGCGGTCTTCTGCGGTGCGGTGTATCCGAACAAAGGCACGGCCGAAGTGGCCGACGCGTTGAAGCTGTTCGGACGCCCGGTCAGCATGGTGACGAACTACTGCGCCACCGGCACCGACGCGTTCCGCTACGGCGTCTTCTCGGTCGCCTGCGGCATGTACGACACCGTGTTGGTGGTCGGCTTCGACAAACCGAAGGACCGTGGCGTGTCGGGCCCCAGCGCGGTGACCACCGGCGTCCGCGGCTTGCCGATGACGCCGGCCGGTTGGTTTTCACTGTGCGCCGCGAAGTACTTCGAAACCTATGGCGCCGGCCGCGAAGACCTCGCCAAGATCGCCGTGAAGAACCACCACAATGGCACGCTCGCGCCGAAGTCGATGCTCAAGCGCGAGATCACGGTCGAGGACGCGTTGAAGGCGCCGATCATTTCGTGGCCGTTCGGGTTGTACGACTGCTGCGCGCAGTCCGACGGCGCGGCTGTCGCGGTGATCACCAAGCGCGAGCTGGCCAAGCGTTTCCGTGACGACTACGTGTTGGTGAAAGCCGTTGCCATTGCGCTCGCGCCCAATCCACAAAGCGATCCGTCGTTCGATTTCCTGCGCTGGAAGCCGACCGTCTACGCGGCGCAGCAAGCGTACGCGCAGGCCGGCATCGCCAATCCGTTCAAGGAGATCGACATCGCCCAGGTGCACGACTGCTTCACCCTCACAGAGTTACTGACTTATGAAGATCTCGGGCTGTGCGAGAAGGGTTCGGCGAAGGATCACATCGCCAGCGGCACCTTCGCGCTCGATGGCGAGTTGCCGGTTAACACCGACGGCGGCCTGAAGACCTTCGGCCATCCGACCGGAGCCACCGGCGTGCGCATGCTGTACGAGAACTACAAGCAACTCCAAGGCAAGGCCGACAAGCGGCAGGTGAAGAACGCGACCGTTGCACTCAGCCACAACATCGGTGGCGCACCGCAGACCTGCGGCATGACCATCATCGGAATGCCGTGA